The following are from one region of the Desulforegula conservatrix Mb1Pa genome:
- a CDS encoding FliI/YscN family ATPase has protein sequence MTDPHIHEIHWEKYFDAIDSCRLGEIEGRIVNVIGLIAEADGLGMGIGSLCRITKDDGHEMMAEVVGFRGSRVLLMPYGETRGIRAGSKVTLMDKSPRAFVGDAFLGRVVSGMGEPLDGLGPIKPEAEYPLYGNPINPLERRQIHEPLDVGVAAINVMIPLGRGQRIAIMAGSGVGKSMLMGMMAKHTTANVSVIALIGERGREVKDFVESNLGPDGLKNSVVIAATSDTPPLVRMRGAYLATTIAEYFRDQGKDVLLIMDSITRFAMSSRDVGLAAGEPPTSRGYTPSFFVQIPILLERAGAVAGKGSITGIYTVLVEGDDLNDPVGDTVRSIVDGHIVLSRRLANKGHYPAIEVLESVSRVIRDVTEPEHLKMRQKAIDLMAAYREVEDMINIGAYVEGSDSRIDYARKVMPKINAFLRQSVDKKMSIEMGVAELKNIFKN, from the coding sequence ATGACCGACCCCCATATACATGAGATTCACTGGGAAAAATACTTCGATGCCATTGATTCCTGCAGGCTTGGAGAAATAGAGGGCAGGATTGTAAATGTCATCGGACTTATTGCAGAGGCTGATGGCCTGGGTATGGGGATCGGCAGTCTTTGCAGAATTACAAAGGATGACGGCCATGAAATGATGGCAGAGGTTGTCGGATTCAGAGGCAGCCGTGTTCTTCTCATGCCATATGGAGAAACAAGGGGAATAAGGGCTGGCAGTAAGGTCACACTCATGGACAAGAGCCCCAGGGCTTTTGTTGGCGACGCTTTTCTTGGAAGAGTCGTGAGCGGAATGGGTGAACCCCTGGACGGGCTTGGGCCAATAAAACCCGAGGCTGAATACCCCCTTTACGGCAATCCCATCAATCCACTTGAAAGACGCCAGATTCACGAGCCCCTTGATGTCGGCGTGGCAGCCATTAATGTCATGATCCCTCTTGGAAGAGGCCAAAGAATAGCCATCATGGCTGGTTCAGGAGTTGGTAAAAGCATGCTCATGGGCATGATGGCCAAGCATACGACAGCCAATGTTTCAGTAATAGCACTCATTGGTGAGCGAGGCAGGGAGGTTAAGGATTTTGTTGAAAGCAATCTTGGCCCTGACGGATTAAAAAATTCTGTCGTGATCGCGGCCACTTCCGACACTCCGCCCCTGGTAAGAATGAGGGGAGCTTATCTTGCCACCACAATTGCGGAATATTTCCGGGATCAGGGCAAAGACGTGCTTTTGATCATGGACTCCATCACCCGTTTTGCCATGTCTTCGAGAGACGTAGGCCTAGCTGCTGGTGAGCCCCCGACCAGTCGAGGCTACACGCCTTCTTTTTTCGTGCAGATTCCTATTCTGCTTGAAAGGGCCGGCGCAGTTGCAGGCAAGGGAAGTATCACCGGAATATATACGGTTCTTGTGGAAGGTGACGATCTCAATGACCCTGTCGGAGATACCGTGCGTTCTATAGTTGACGGTCATATTGTATTGTCCAGACGTCTTGCCAACAAAGGTCATTATCCTGCAATAGAGGTTCTTGAAAGCGTAAGCCGTGTAATCAGGGATGTGACTGAGCCGGAGCATCTTAAAATGAGGCAGAAGGCCATAGATCTGATGGCCGCATACCGGGAGGTCGAGGATATGATCAATATCGGAGCTTATGTGGAAGGTTCTGACAGCAGAATCGACTATGCCAGAAAGGTAATGCCTAAAATAAATGCTTTTCTGAGACAGTCTGTTGACAAGAAAATGTCCATTGAGATGGGCGTGGCTGAATTGAAGAATATCTTCAAGAACTAA
- the fliJ gene encoding flagellar export protein FliJ, producing MKKFRFSLEPLLKYRTFMEQKAKQELAEALKNLSDCEEQIKKLENDKINAMVEMDREMAKGISSDQYRLHTSFIDSLDAMILSEEDRRIRLMKVVREKQQALAKRSVDKKAIENLKQKKRTEYLEEMASSQQKIADEIIMVRKARENLK from the coding sequence ATGAAAAAATTCAGATTCAGTCTTGAGCCTCTTTTAAAATATCGTACCTTCATGGAGCAGAAGGCAAAGCAGGAACTTGCCGAAGCTTTGAAAAATCTCTCAGACTGTGAGGAACAGATAAAAAAACTGGAAAATGACAAGATCAACGCCATGGTTGAAATGGACAGGGAAATGGCAAAGGGTATTTCATCAGACCAGTACAGGCTTCACACTTCTTTCATCGACTCCCTGGATGCAATGATTCTCAGTGAAGAAGACAGAAGAATCAGACTAATGAAGGTCGTGAGGGAAAAACAGCAGGCTCTTGCAAAAAGATCGGTTGATAAAAAAGCCATTGAGAATCTTAAACAGAAAAAGAGGACTGAATACCTTGAAGAAATGGCATCGAGCCAGCAAAAAATTGCGGATGAGATAATCATGGTCAGAAAAGCGAGGGAAAACCTGAAATGA
- a CDS encoding MotE family protein: MKYSIILFSLVLFMVFYFSPPGTEKNSISVSPVFAEAKKEEKPAEKKEDKAEAKKEEKKADKDEKPAEEKGKEGEEKAAEGEKKAEGEAAKAEEAPKGPSEEEVSAMLKAIEDKKKALAAEEERINSERKRLETLKEEIDEKVDELTKIRQETEGSIKNLDSKKSAEEIAKDAAEKAEEETRLKQLVKTYSAMKPKSAAALFDKLDNDVAKKVILRMNGDVAGKIMSYVNSEKAATISEVIAAKNGTKTVRPETEKKPQDAKEAPPEKK, from the coding sequence ATGAAATATTCAATCATACTGTTTTCATTGGTTTTGTTCATGGTTTTTTATTTTTCTCCGCCTGGAACAGAGAAGAATTCTATTTCTGTTTCCCCGGTTTTTGCCGAGGCAAAGAAAGAAGAAAAGCCCGCTGAAAAAAAAGAAGATAAGGCAGAGGCCAAAAAGGAAGAAAAAAAAGCGGATAAGGACGAAAAACCGGCTGAAGAAAAAGGCAAGGAAGGCGAAGAAAAAGCCGCTGAAGGTGAAAAAAAGGCCGAGGGCGAGGCTGCCAAAGCAGAAGAGGCTCCAAAAGGTCCGTCAGAGGAAGAAGTTTCTGCAATGCTCAAGGCAATAGAGGATAAGAAAAAAGCACTTGCGGCAGAAGAAGAAAGAATCAATTCAGAAAGAAAACGTCTTGAGACCCTGAAAGAAGAAATAGATGAAAAAGTTGATGAGCTTACCAAGATTCGTCAGGAAACAGAAGGATCTATAAAGAATCTGGATTCCAAAAAATCAGCCGAAGAGATTGCAAAGGACGCGGCTGAAAAAGCCGAAGAAGAAACAAGGCTCAAGCAGCTTGTTAAAACATATTCCGCCATGAAACCCAAAAGCGCCGCTGCCCTGTTTGACAAACTCGATAACGATGTAGCCAAAAAAGTGATTCTCAGAATGAATGGCGATGTTGCAGGTAAGATCATGTCTTATGTAAACAGTGAAAAGGCTGCTACCATAAGCGAGGTGATTGCCGCAAAAAATGGCACGAAAACTGTCCGTCCCGAGACTGAAAAAAAGCCCCAGGACGCAAAAGAAGCACCTCCTGAGAAAAAGTGA
- a CDS encoding AraC family transcriptional regulator, translated as MNERTRQDYEERILRVQMHIQKHLDRQLGTKELAGVACFSPWHFNRIFRAMTGESLMDYTRRLKLERAAWDLKYTSRPVTDIAFDAGYENHESFSRAFKKIFLMSPMDYRKSGTSIGLSPEKTIYSEVTIKNYGETKMDVRIENLEEITVASVRHTGSYFECHTAWQKLCSNDSVMKNAVMPHLCVGIGYDDPDITEKDKIRYDACIKVNDNYIPENGVIKQKIMGGEFAVLTHKGSYDGLHDCYRWLYGEWLPSSGYEPGLAPSLEIYRNSPETTPAEELVTDICIPIHK; from the coding sequence ATGAATGAAAGAACCAGACAGGATTACGAAGAACGCATTCTGAGGGTGCAGATGCATATTCAAAAGCATCTCGACAGACAGCTCGGGACTAAAGAACTTGCAGGTGTTGCTTGCTTTTCACCGTGGCATTTCAACAGGATTTTCAGGGCCATGACAGGAGAGTCGCTCATGGATTACACAAGGAGGCTCAAGCTTGAGCGCGCTGCCTGGGATCTGAAATACACCTCAAGGCCAGTCACAGATATAGCTTTTGATGCTGGCTATGAAAATCATGAATCGTTTTCCCGTGCGTTCAAGAAAATTTTCCTTATGTCTCCAATGGATTACAGGAAATCTGGCACAAGCATCGGGTTATCTCCTGAAAAGACTATTTATTCAGAAGTCACAATAAAAAATTATGGAGAGACTAAAATGGACGTAAGAATTGAAAACCTTGAAGAAATAACTGTGGCATCTGTACGCCATACTGGAAGCTATTTTGAATGCCATACAGCTTGGCAGAAACTATGCAGCAATGACTCGGTTATGAAAAATGCCGTTATGCCACATCTTTGCGTTGGTATTGGCTACGATGATCCTGACATAACAGAAAAGGACAAAATTCGTTATGACGCCTGCATCAAAGTAAATGACAATTACATTCCGGAAAATGGGGTAATAAAACAAAAAATCATGGGCGGGGAATTTGCGGTTCTTACCCACAAAGGAAGTTATGACGGATTGCATGACTGTTACCGCTGGCTTTACGGAGAATGGCTTCCTTCAAGCGGCTATGAACCAGGACTTGCGCCTTCCCTGGAAATATACAGAAACAGCCCAGAAACAACTCCTGCCGAAGAGCTTGTAACTGATATCTGCATTCCTATTCATAAATAA
- a CDS encoding sensor domain-containing diguanylate cyclase, whose amino-acid sequence MKIKFRRTRAGIFGIISLLVCFMWGMVFFWSFSERERILDADAKILGQLRSALDEQTTGLFRIIELSLQASERWIADHPDSDPASAEEFIGLVDGFRKLSDNLVDIRIVSPSGGLHYIPKQSEYELANVSDREYFKVQLDDSTKGFYISQPLKSRVTNKWLVPISIPVNAKSKYVAVIFAAIELDRIAELHENSRIKPNGTITILSNKGQIIARAPFNEKIIGKSILSYSEFSTHMQKESGTFLTDGSATDGVTRLVSFSRLKSYPLVIAVSSAMKDVLAPWKKQTMTIIGLCFWVTVFVAFLWYHLLASIKYSEEAQAKLEFQAKIDALTGLLNRRAFLEELNTEIERSHRYSRSLSLLMIDVDYFKKVNDKYGHSAGDEVLRSMGKLFKDTIRNMDIAGRIGGEEFCVILPETDITSANDAAERIRSRCEDIRITAGSNEIKATLSIGISGLMESDITPESIMERADKALYLAKDNGRNRIETIIEN is encoded by the coding sequence ATGAAAATCAAATTCAGAAGAACCAGGGCAGGCATATTTGGCATAATATCCTTACTCGTTTGTTTCATGTGGGGCATGGTCTTTTTCTGGTCTTTCTCAGAACGTGAAAGGATTCTTGACGCAGACGCCAAAATCCTCGGTCAGCTCAGATCAGCATTAGATGAGCAGACAACTGGTCTGTTCAGGATTATAGAGCTTTCTCTCCAGGCTTCCGAAAGGTGGATTGCGGATCATCCTGACTCAGACCCAGCCAGCGCTGAGGAATTCATAGGTCTTGTGGACGGATTCAGAAAGCTTTCGGACAATCTTGTGGATATAAGGATAGTCTCTCCTTCAGGAGGGCTTCATTATATTCCGAAACAGTCCGAATACGAGCTGGCAAATGTTTCTGACCGCGAATATTTCAAAGTCCAGCTGGATGACTCCACAAAAGGATTTTATATATCCCAGCCACTGAAAAGCAGGGTCACCAATAAATGGCTGGTGCCTATATCTATACCTGTTAATGCCAAGTCAAAATACGTAGCAGTGATTTTCGCAGCAATAGAACTTGACAGGATTGCAGAACTTCACGAAAATTCCAGAATCAAGCCAAACGGGACAATAACAATACTCTCAAATAAGGGGCAGATTATTGCACGAGCCCCGTTTAACGAAAAAATCATTGGCAAATCTATCTTGAGTTATTCTGAGTTCAGCACTCATATGCAAAAAGAAAGCGGGACTTTTCTGACTGATGGCAGCGCTACGGACGGCGTGACCAGATTAGTGAGTTTTTCAAGGCTAAAGAGTTATCCCCTTGTCATTGCGGTTTCTTCTGCGATGAAAGATGTTCTTGCGCCATGGAAAAAGCAGACCATGACGATCATTGGCCTTTGTTTCTGGGTTACGGTTTTTGTGGCTTTTCTCTGGTACCATCTGCTGGCTTCAATAAAATACAGTGAAGAGGCCCAAGCAAAGCTCGAGTTTCAGGCAAAGATTGACGCATTGACAGGTCTTCTTAACAGAAGGGCCTTTCTTGAGGAACTAAACACAGAAATTGAAAGATCCCACCGTTATTCAAGATCCCTTTCGCTATTAATGATTGATGTTGACTACTTCAAAAAGGTCAACGACAAATATGGACATAGCGCAGGAGATGAAGTTCTAAGATCAATGGGAAAGCTTTTCAAAGACACTATCAGAAATATGGATATTGCCGGAAGGATAGGCGGAGAAGAATTCTGCGTTATTTTACCTGAGACAGACATAACATCAGCGAATGACGCGGCTGAACGAATCAGGAGCAGATGTGAAGATATCAGGATAACCGCAGGTTCAAATGAAATAAAGGCAACTCTCAGCATAGGAATATCAGGGCTTATGGAATCAGACATAACCCCTGAATCTATTATGGAAAGGGCTGACAAGGCACTTTATCTGGCCAAGGATAACGGCCGCAACAGAATTGAAACCATCATTGAAAATTGA
- a CDS encoding sensor domain-containing diguanylate cyclase has translation MRHQFERARIFCVIFIPILFMWGIMLFGAFNERERVLDSSSRIIEQLLSLLEEQIKGLFKTIELSLYSSERWISTHPYANPATSAEFINLVDGFRRLSDNKVDITIISPSGDLQIIAQSSERARVNVSDHEYFKAQFSEATRGFYVGSPVKSKITNEWLLPVSIPVNSASKYAGVILATIELKKIIELLEKSRIKPKGTIAILSPEGLINVRVPFNEKMIGKPILEKSELYKHRNKDMETFLTDGNITDGVTRMVSFSKLKDFPIIVSVSSAMDDILETWKKLTIAIIGLGTGVTFFVVFFWFQLLDAIRSREEAQTKLEYQAKIDVLTGLRNRRAFLEKLGSEIERSNRYSRPLSLLMIDLDYFKKINDRFGHSAGDEVLKSLGKLFCDTIRGVDIAGRIGGEEFCILLPESDIKSATDVAERIRSKFEKLKIISGTNEIRATLSIGVSRLMESDKAPETIMDRADKALYLAKDKGRNRVEASF, from the coding sequence ATGAGGCATCAATTCGAAAGAGCCAGAATATTCTGTGTAATTTTCATACCCATATTATTCATGTGGGGAATAATGCTTTTCGGCGCTTTTAACGAAAGAGAAAGGGTGCTTGATTCCAGCTCCCGCATAATAGAGCAGCTGCTATCCCTTCTTGAAGAGCAGATAAAGGGATTGTTCAAAACAATCGAACTTTCTCTTTATTCATCGGAAAGATGGATTTCAACCCATCCCTACGCAAATCCGGCCACATCGGCAGAATTCATAAATCTTGTCGACGGATTCAGAAGACTCTCTGACAATAAAGTGGATATCACAATAATCTCTCCATCAGGTGACCTTCAAATCATAGCCCAAAGCAGTGAGCGGGCCAGGGTCAATGTTTCTGACCATGAATACTTCAAGGCCCAGTTTAGTGAGGCTACAAGAGGTTTCTATGTTGGCTCTCCGGTTAAAAGCAAAATCACAAATGAATGGCTTTTACCAGTATCCATTCCTGTAAATTCGGCGTCAAAATATGCTGGCGTGATTCTTGCTACAATCGAATTAAAAAAGATAATCGAACTGCTCGAAAAGTCACGGATAAAGCCTAAGGGCACAATAGCCATACTGTCACCTGAGGGCCTCATCAATGTGAGGGTTCCGTTTAATGAAAAAATGATTGGCAAGCCAATTCTGGAAAAATCTGAACTTTATAAGCATAGGAACAAGGACATGGAAACATTCCTGACCGATGGCAATATCACAGACGGAGTTACCAGAATGGTGAGCTTTTCAAAGCTAAAGGATTTCCCCATAATCGTTTCGGTTTCGTCCGCAATGGACGATATCCTCGAAACATGGAAAAAGCTGACCATTGCAATCATAGGCCTTGGCACAGGCGTTACTTTTTTTGTGGTTTTCTTTTGGTTCCAGCTGCTTGATGCAATCAGATCAAGGGAAGAAGCCCAGACAAAGCTTGAGTATCAGGCTAAAATTGATGTTTTGACCGGGCTTCGTAACAGACGAGCCTTTCTCGAAAAACTCGGTTCTGAAATCGAAAGATCGAATAGATATTCAAGACCCCTTTCACTGCTCATGATTGATCTGGATTATTTCAAAAAGATTAACGACAGATTTGGCCACAGCGCAGGCGATGAAGTCCTCAAATCACTTGGAAAGCTCTTCTGCGACACAATAAGGGGCGTTGATATTGCAGGCAGAATAGGAGGCGAGGAATTCTGCATTCTTCTGCCAGAGTCTGATATTAAATCAGCGACCGACGTGGCGGAAAGGATAAGGAGCAAATTTGAAAAGCTCAAGATAATCTCTGGAACAAATGAAATCAGGGCAACGCTGAGCATCGGCGTATCAAGGCTTATGGAATCGGATAAAGCGCCAGAAACCATTATGGATAGAGCCGACAAAGCGCTTTATCTGGCAAAGGACAAGGGCCGCAACAGGGTTGAGGCGTCTTTCTGA
- a CDS encoding FliG C-terminal domain-containing protein, producing the protein MKKLNFNTWMLVRTIPPKDLLSILMHISDTSAAVIIMNMTVEGAAGLMKIIKPEKREKILSILIDLESITETALNQILDKVEEEIVRSLEVRYKDFNPKKHLAEMICISDTKERSHMMSAIKEKKKTYFSILEKEIKAYKEKHGVYFFEDIMGIRDMDISSRIFRVDIGIIAMALLDSTDAIKNKIFSNIPSRFREIIEEDMKFASGADPEEIDEAQQTLVEALIRP; encoded by the coding sequence ATGAAGAAGCTCAATTTCAATACATGGATGCTCGTAAGAACAATACCACCGAAAGATCTTCTTTCAATACTGATGCATATCTCGGATACGAGTGCGGCTGTCATAATAATGAACATGACAGTCGAAGGCGCTGCGGGACTCATGAAGATAATCAAGCCTGAAAAGCGCGAGAAGATCCTGTCAATCCTCATCGATCTTGAAAGCATAACCGAAACCGCTCTAAACCAGATCCTTGATAAGGTAGAAGAAGAAATTGTCAGGTCACTAGAGGTCAGATATAAGGATTTCAACCCAAAAAAACATCTGGCAGAGATGATATGCATCTCGGATACAAAAGAAAGATCCCATATGATGTCTGCCATCAAGGAAAAAAAGAAAACCTATTTCAGCATTCTTGAAAAGGAAATCAAGGCCTACAAAGAAAAGCACGGAGTCTATTTTTTCGAGGACATCATGGGCATAAGGGATATGGACATAAGCTCCAGAATTTTCAGGGTTGATATAGGAATCATAGCTATGGCCCTCCTTGATTCAACCGATGCCATAAAAAACAAGATATTCTCGAATATACCCTCAAGATTCAGGGAAATAATAGAAGAAGATATGAAATTCGCATCAGGAGCAGATCCCGAAGAAATTGACGAGGCCCAGCAAACTCTTGTTGAAGCTCTTATCAGACCTTAA
- a CDS encoding MBL fold metallo-hydrolase, with amino-acid sequence MPDPVTFNNYKSTEHIYDESGSIDQEMSVCVLASGSKGNSTYVSSGKYSILIDAGLSGIELEKRMASKNLPTSNLKAILITHEHTDHVQAAFVLSKRYKIPVYASRATMAAIGDKKKSFHEIREFVCGNAFRINGMEIQPFSISHDAVDPAGFTVSSGLKKMGIATDLGIATSLVKTRLMNCGLVMIEANHDPVMLASGPYPWTLKQRVRSRVGHLSNQEAKELVTQIIHPGLRQVIIGHVSEKNNTREMALGTVSEAIRGRRVGITVADQTSASEVYKI; translated from the coding sequence ATGCCTGATCCAGTGACATTTAACAATTACAAATCCACAGAACATATTTACGATGAATCCGGCAGCATTGATCAAGAGATGTCAGTATGTGTCCTTGCCAGCGGCAGCAAGGGTAATTCCACATATGTTTCATCAGGCAAATATTCTATCCTTATCGATGCGGGTCTTTCGGGCATAGAGCTTGAAAAAAGAATGGCCTCCAAGAATCTGCCGACCTCAAATCTGAAGGCTATACTCATAACCCACGAACACACTGACCATGTCCAGGCCGCGTTCGTATTATCAAAAAGATATAAAATTCCTGTTTACGCCTCAAGGGCGACAATGGCCGCAATCGGTGACAAAAAAAAATCATTCCATGAAATCCGGGAATTTGTATGCGGCAATGCATTCAGAATAAACGGAATGGAAATCCAACCATTCAGTATATCCCACGACGCTGTAGATCCGGCAGGATTCACTGTTTCATCCGGTTTAAAAAAAATGGGTATTGCAACCGATCTTGGAATCGCCACATCCCTTGTCAAAACAAGACTCATGAACTGCGGTCTCGTAATGATCGAGGCAAACCATGATCCGGTAATGCTTGCATCCGGCCCATATCCGTGGACACTCAAGCAGAGAGTGAGAAGCAGGGTCGGGCATCTGTCAAACCAGGAAGCCAAAGAACTCGTCACCCAGATTATCCATCCAGGACTCAGACAGGTAATAATCGGCCATGTAAGCGAAAAAAACAACACCCGTGAAATGGCCCTCGGAACCGTATCTGAAGCGATAAGAGGCAGACGCGTAGGGATAACGGTCGCTGATCAGACATCAGCTTCTGAAGTTTATAAGATCTGA
- the dut gene encoding dUTP diphosphatase, with amino-acid sequence MPEIPLLKIVRLRPDQDADIPIPRYMTPGSAGMDLCAAVNEDTVIEPGDIFLVPTGFAMAIPQGYEGEIRPRSGLAVKFGITLINSPGTVDADYREEVKVAIINLGKAPFVLKRGDRVAQMLIKKVYQVTIDEVEKLSKTERTGGFGHTGI; translated from the coding sequence ATGCCAGAAATACCCCTTCTGAAAATTGTAAGACTCAGACCTGACCAGGACGCTGATATTCCCATACCAAGATATATGACTCCCGGTTCTGCGGGCATGGATCTCTGCGCGGCTGTAAACGAAGATACGGTCATTGAGCCAGGAGACATTTTTCTTGTTCCCACAGGTTTTGCCATGGCCATTCCTCAAGGTTATGAAGGTGAAATAAGGCCAAGAAGCGGACTTGCCGTAAAATTCGGAATAACCCTGATTAATTCACCAGGAACTGTTGATGCAGACTATCGTGAAGAAGTTAAGGTGGCCATAATAAACCTTGGGAAGGCCCCGTTCGTGCTTAAAAGAGGCGATCGTGTGGCCCAGATGCTGATCAAGAAGGTTTATCAGGTGACAATTGATGAAGTTGAAAAGCTTTCAAAAACAGAAAGAACCGGCGGGTTCGGACATACCGGGATATAA
- a CDS encoding M16 family metallopeptidase, with amino-acid sequence MNSQSYTKTTLSNGVKILSMHIPHVRSVAMGVWLDTGSRDEYPEENGMAHFIEHMLFKGTTTRSAYEIAKAFDAIGGHTNAFTSMESTCFHAKAIDTHLEKMSDILSDIFLNPAFIPEEMENELQVVLQEISMTEDNSDEYVHLLFDSHFWEGHPFSRSILGTPEMLMSFTRDDVLKFFRRNYDPQKVIIAAAGNMEHSRVVDLVGKRFETIKSGLGFPDRTPPVIRPHVMVHEKDIEQAHICIGMNGINYTSPDRFAAGIMNTILGGNMSSRLFQEIREKRGLAYNVYSFNSTNTDSGSFGVYAGVAPENAQKSVALIKKELDRLIKETVSQSEFDAAREFIRGNILLAEENTDGQVMRIAQNEAYFGRFISVEEVSEKLDQVTREDIQRLASECFSPESLALTALGPDLDRNKLKEALYS; translated from the coding sequence ATGAATAGTCAGTCCTACACAAAAACGACCCTTTCAAACGGGGTCAAGATCCTGAGCATGCATATACCCCATGTCAGATCAGTGGCAATGGGAGTATGGCTTGATACAGGCTCAAGGGACGAATACCCTGAAGAGAACGGCATGGCTCATTTCATTGAGCATATGCTGTTCAAGGGTACGACAACCCGTAGTGCATACGAGATAGCCAAGGCCTTCGACGCAATCGGAGGCCACACCAATGCCTTTACTTCCATGGAAAGCACCTGCTTCCACGCAAAGGCCATTGATACCCATCTTGAAAAAATGTCTGATATTCTGTCAGACATTTTTCTGAATCCTGCTTTTATTCCTGAGGAAATGGAAAATGAACTCCAGGTGGTTCTTCAGGAAATAAGCATGACAGAAGACAATTCTGATGAATATGTTCATCTTCTGTTTGACAGCCATTTCTGGGAAGGCCATCCTTTTTCAAGGAGCATTCTCGGAACACCTGAAATGCTCATGTCCTTCACAAGGGATGATGTTCTTAAATTTTTCAGGCGCAATTACGACCCCCAAAAAGTAATAATTGCGGCGGCTGGGAATATGGAGCACTCAAGAGTGGTTGACCTCGTTGGAAAACGCTTTGAAACCATAAAATCAGGTTTAGGCTTTCCGGACAGAACTCCGCCCGTAATCAGGCCTCATGTCATGGTGCATGAAAAAGATATTGAACAGGCCCATATCTGCATCGGTATGAACGGAATAAATTACACATCACCGGACAGGTTTGCAGCAGGGATCATGAATACAATTCTGGGTGGAAATATGAGCTCCCGTCTTTTCCAGGAAATAAGGGAAAAGCGCGGCCTTGCTTATAATGTTTACTCCTTTAACAGCACAAATACAGATTCAGGATCATTTGGCGTTTATGCCGGAGTCGCTCCTGAGAACGCCCAAAAATCAGTGGCTCTCATAAAAAAAGAGCTGGACAGGCTCATAAAAGAGACTGTCAGCCAGTCTGAATTCGATGCTGCAAGGGAATTCATACGCGGGAACATACTTCTTGCCGAGGAAAATACAGACGGTCAGGTTATGAGAATAGCCCAGAACGAAGCATACTTCGGAAGATTCATATCCGTCGAAGAGGTTTCTGAAAAGCTTGACCAGGTCACAAGGGAAGACATTCAGCGCCTTGCGTCAGAATGTTTCTCTCCTGAAAGCCTCGCTCTGACAGCGCTCGGCCCTGACCTGGACAGAAATAAGCTCAAAGAAGCGCTTTATTCGTAA